Proteins co-encoded in one Kribbella solani genomic window:
- a CDS encoding metal ABC transporter ATP-binding protein yields the protein MSTTEPGQPAAQVTDLSVDLGGRLVLRGIDLQVRQGEVLAVLGTNGSGKSTLIKTIVGLLPAARGEVRLFGTPVPRFRQWRRVGYVPQRITAAGGVPATVYEVVSSGLLSKRRFFAPLGADGKQAIEHALQVVDMADRRKDAVAELSGGQQQRVLIARALVSDPDLLVLDEPTAGVDLASQQIFADAIRERVERGTTVVMVSHDLGPMDALIDRSVVMRRGRIVYDGPPHASQTHAHVHHSHTTDDNPGWLPS from the coding sequence ATGAGCACTACCGAACCGGGCCAGCCGGCCGCTCAGGTCACCGATCTTTCGGTCGACCTGGGCGGCCGCCTGGTGTTACGCGGCATCGACCTGCAGGTCCGGCAAGGCGAGGTACTGGCCGTGCTCGGCACCAACGGGTCCGGCAAGTCCACGCTGATCAAGACCATCGTCGGACTGCTGCCGGCGGCCCGCGGTGAGGTGCGGCTGTTCGGCACGCCGGTCCCCCGCTTCCGTCAGTGGCGCCGCGTCGGGTACGTACCGCAGCGGATCACCGCGGCCGGTGGCGTGCCCGCGACCGTGTACGAGGTGGTGTCGTCCGGCCTGTTGTCGAAGCGGAGGTTCTTCGCTCCGCTCGGTGCCGACGGCAAGCAGGCGATCGAGCACGCGCTCCAGGTGGTGGACATGGCCGACCGGCGCAAGGACGCGGTCGCCGAGCTGTCCGGCGGCCAGCAGCAGCGTGTACTGATCGCGCGGGCGCTGGTGTCCGACCCGGACCTACTGGTCCTGGACGAGCCGACGGCCGGTGTCGACCTGGCCAGTCAGCAGATCTTCGCGGATGCGATCCGCGAGCGGGTCGAGCGCGGTACGACGGTAGTGATGGTCAGCCACGACCTGGGTCCGATGGACGCGCTGATCGACCGCTCCGTGGTGATGCGCCGTGGCCGCATCGTCTACGACGGCCCCCCGCACGCCTCGCAGACCCACGCCCACGTACACCATTCCCACACCACCGATGACAATCCCGGATGGCTGCCGTCATGA
- a CDS encoding metal ABC transporter permease — MAAVMTMFQLEFMQRALIAGLLTGLSAPAIGTYLVQRRLSLMGDGIGHIAITGVALGLLTGQAPVLTAVLVSIAGATAIELVRSRGKATGDVALALLFYGGIAGGVLLIGLAGQGAATLNTYLFGSLTTVSQSDLYVVVGLAVAVLVVAIGLGPQLFAVCQDEEFARTTGLRVQLLNLVIAVMAAVTVTVAMRTVGLLLVSALMVVPVATAQQVTRSFRSTFVTACVIGVAACLAGIVTSYNANVAPGATIVVLALAGFVVAATVGTLLRRRAGRKRPLADEEPEVGVPAPAPHVVSAGHPHAHNPACGHQKVEHGDHVDYVHDGHLHAAHGDHWDEH, encoded by the coding sequence ATGGCTGCCGTCATGACCATGTTCCAGTTGGAGTTCATGCAGCGGGCTCTGATTGCCGGGCTGCTTACCGGTCTGTCGGCGCCGGCCATCGGTACGTACCTCGTGCAGCGGCGGCTCTCGTTGATGGGCGATGGGATCGGGCACATCGCCATCACCGGTGTCGCGCTTGGTCTGCTCACTGGGCAGGCACCAGTGCTGACCGCCGTACTGGTGTCGATCGCTGGTGCGACAGCCATAGAGCTGGTCCGGTCCCGTGGCAAGGCAACTGGTGACGTAGCGCTCGCACTGCTCTTCTACGGCGGCATAGCAGGCGGCGTCCTGCTCATTGGGCTGGCCGGACAAGGCGCTGCGACCCTGAACACCTATCTGTTCGGTTCACTCACTACGGTGTCCCAGAGCGACCTGTACGTCGTAGTCGGGCTGGCTGTTGCCGTACTGGTGGTAGCGATCGGTCTAGGCCCACAACTGTTCGCGGTGTGCCAGGACGAGGAGTTCGCGCGTACGACCGGGCTCCGTGTGCAACTGCTCAACCTGGTGATCGCTGTGATGGCCGCGGTGACTGTAACCGTGGCAATGCGGACAGTGGGCTTGCTGCTGGTCAGTGCACTCATGGTGGTTCCGGTGGCGACGGCACAGCAGGTGACTCGGTCGTTCCGGAGTACGTTCGTGACCGCCTGTGTGATTGGCGTGGCGGCGTGCTTGGCCGGCATCGTCACCTCGTACAACGCCAATGTCGCACCGGGCGCAACCATCGTCGTACTGGCACTGGCCGGCTTTGTCGTAGCCGCCACGGTGGGGACGCTGCTGCGCCGCCGGGCCGGACGGAAGCGCCCGCTCGCGGACGAGGAGCCAGAAGTCGGCGTACCGGCTCCGGCGCCACATGTGGTCAGTGCCGGGCACCCGCACGCGCATAACCCGGCCTGCGGTCACCAGAAGGTCGAACACGGCGACCACGTCGATTACGTACATGACGGTCACCTGCACGCCGCGCACGGTGACCACTGGGACGAGCACTGA
- a CDS encoding Fur family transcriptional regulator, giving the protein MAIGTRSTRQRAAVAHALDQIDDFRTAQEIHLELRSAGEAVGLTTVYRTLQALADSREVDVLRTADGETAYRRCSKGHHHHLVCRNCGRTVEVEGPAVERWADKVAAEHGYTDISHTLEIFGTCQECQNA; this is encoded by the coding sequence GTGGCTATCGGAACACGCTCGACCCGTCAGCGCGCGGCGGTCGCGCACGCGCTCGACCAGATCGACGACTTCCGGACCGCTCAGGAGATCCACCTGGAGCTCCGGTCCGCCGGTGAGGCCGTCGGCCTGACCACCGTCTACCGCACCCTGCAGGCGCTCGCGGACTCCCGTGAGGTCGACGTACTGCGCACCGCCGACGGCGAGACCGCGTACCGGCGCTGCTCCAAGGGCCACCACCATCACCTGGTCTGCCGCAACTGCGGGCGGACCGTGGAGGTCGAAGGGCCGGCGGTGGAGCGCTGGGCCGACAAGGTGGCCGCCGAGCACGGGTACACCGACATCAGCCACACGCTGGAGATCTTCGGCACCTGCCAGGAGTGCCAGAACGCCTGA
- a CDS encoding MerR family transcriptional regulator: MNATELLADRRQAILDHRSELPPVEPDLLHLLELPGDLPEHLSIAEAAELTGLTAHTLRYYERIGLVTVGRDAAGYRSYDPQAMARIVFVTRLRASGMSIGAISHYLELVHQGPDTEPERLALMQEHRASIQRQLRELQLALAVTDYKITVYGGTAAP; this comes from the coding sequence ATGAACGCGACCGAGCTGCTCGCGGACCGCCGGCAGGCAATCCTGGACCACCGCTCCGAGCTGCCCCCGGTCGAACCAGACCTTCTGCACCTGCTCGAACTCCCCGGCGATCTACCCGAGCACCTTTCGATCGCCGAGGCCGCCGAGCTCACCGGCCTCACCGCGCACACCCTGCGGTACTACGAGCGGATCGGCCTGGTCACCGTCGGCCGGGACGCGGCCGGCTACCGCAGCTACGATCCGCAGGCGATGGCCCGGATCGTGTTCGTCACCAGGCTGCGCGCCTCCGGAATGTCCATCGGCGCGATCAGTCACTACCTGGAGCTCGTACACCAGGGCCCTGACACCGAGCCCGAGCGGCTCGCTCTGATGCAGGAGCACCGCGCGAGCATCCAGCGGCAGCTGCGCGAACTGCAGCTCGCCCTGGCGGTGACCGACTACAAGATCACCGTCTACGGCGGCACCGCCGCCCCATAA
- a CDS encoding aldo/keto reductase, with protein sequence MKLGSQGAEVSRLGLGCMGMSYAYGEPDDAESVATLHRALDLGITFLDTADIYGTGANEELVGRAIANRRDEVFLATKFGIAGNPLSGSRAVNGSPEYVRSAIDASLRRLGVDHVDLYYQHRIDPDVPIEDTVGAMAELVEAGKVRYLGLSEASADTIRRAYAVHPITAVQSEWSLFSRDIEESVAPACRELGIGIVPYSPLGRGMLTGALPKDLAADDYRRTLPRFDAENLDSNLALVDEIRAIAGRYDATPGQVAIAWVLAQGNDVAPIPGTKRRRYLEENAGALRLELSAADLAALAKLTSVGTRYPDMSWVAGQSAPQG encoded by the coding sequence ATGAAACTGGGTAGTCAAGGCGCCGAGGTCAGCCGGCTGGGACTCGGCTGCATGGGGATGAGCTACGCGTACGGCGAGCCCGACGACGCCGAGTCCGTCGCCACGCTGCACCGCGCGCTCGACCTCGGCATCACGTTCCTCGACACCGCCGACATCTACGGCACCGGCGCGAACGAAGAGCTGGTCGGCCGGGCGATCGCCAACCGCCGGGACGAGGTGTTCCTGGCCACCAAGTTCGGCATTGCCGGCAACCCGCTGTCCGGCTCCCGCGCCGTGAACGGCTCGCCCGAGTACGTCCGGTCCGCGATCGACGCGTCGCTGCGACGGCTCGGCGTCGATCACGTCGACCTCTACTACCAGCACCGGATCGACCCGGACGTGCCCATCGAGGACACGGTCGGGGCGATGGCCGAGCTGGTCGAAGCCGGGAAGGTCCGGTACCTCGGGTTGTCCGAGGCGTCCGCGGACACGATCCGGCGGGCGTACGCGGTGCACCCGATCACCGCCGTACAGTCCGAGTGGTCGCTGTTCAGCCGGGACATCGAGGAGTCGGTGGCGCCCGCCTGCCGGGAGCTCGGCATCGGGATCGTGCCGTACTCCCCACTCGGCCGGGGCATGCTGACCGGCGCGCTGCCGAAGGACCTCGCGGCCGACGACTACCGCCGTACGCTCCCCCGCTTCGACGCGGAGAACCTGGACTCGAACCTCGCGCTGGTCGACGAGATCCGCGCGATCGCCGGCCGGTACGACGCGACCCCCGGCCAGGTCGCGATTGCCTGGGTGCTTGCCCAGGGCAATGACGTGGCGCCGATCCCGGGCACCAAGCGGCGGCGGTACCTGGAGGAGAACGCCGGCGCGCTACGCCTGGAGTTGTCCGCCGCCGACCTGGCGGCGCTGGCCAAGCTGACATCGGTCGGCACCCGCTACCCGGACATGAGCTGGGTCGCCGGACAGTCCGCGCCGCAGGGTTGA
- a CDS encoding GNAT family N-acetyltransferase — protein MSDLVVRRVEASDRTVMERLWLMFRHDLSEFQGQLPQPDGGYRGEWLEKVLTGDPEWAGYLVSLGENPVGFCFMRALQQPVHVLNAFFMVRPVRRGGLGLRAVQEVLSHHPGPCDVAFQGNNEKAVRFWQRVATEVSGDVWTQEARPPAGKPDATPDLWISFKV, from the coding sequence ATGTCTGATCTAGTGGTGCGTCGCGTCGAGGCTTCCGACCGGACCGTGATGGAGCGGTTGTGGCTGATGTTCCGGCATGACCTGTCCGAGTTCCAGGGGCAACTGCCGCAGCCCGATGGCGGCTACCGCGGTGAGTGGCTGGAGAAGGTCCTGACCGGCGACCCGGAGTGGGCCGGGTACCTGGTGTCGCTCGGCGAGAACCCGGTCGGCTTCTGCTTCATGCGTGCGCTGCAACAGCCAGTACACGTACTGAACGCGTTCTTCATGGTCCGCCCCGTACGCCGCGGTGGTCTGGGCCTCCGGGCAGTGCAGGAGGTGCTGTCCCACCACCCCGGGCCGTGCGACGTCGCGTTCCAGGGGAACAACGAGAAGGCGGTCCGGTTCTGGCAGCGGGTCGCGACCGAAGTGTCCGGCGACGTGTGGACGCAGGAAGCCCGCCCGCCTGCCGGCAAGCCCGACGCGACACCTGACCTCTGGATCTCATTCAAGGTGTAG
- a CDS encoding sigma-70 family RNA polymerase sigma factor — MERDEFEARVAPYRRELLTHCYRMLGSVHDAEDLVQETLLRAWRAIDRYDETRASLRTWLYRIATNVCLTALKGRGRRALPSGLVGAATDAQAPIEPMTEVPWLQPFPTDPADALSTRGSLRLALVAAMQYLPARQRAVLVLRDVLDWPAADVAEALETTTASVNSALQRARARLAEIDLQEEDVAEPVDQEIRTVVDDYVRAFEAADVQGLTRLLTERVVLEMPPAPLWFVGRDAYGEFMERVYSLRGTAWRMLPTVANGQPAAGAYVRGDDGRFHAHSLQVFTVGGTGISHNITFFDQDLFGYFGLPLHLE; from the coding sequence ATGGAGCGTGATGAGTTCGAGGCGCGGGTGGCGCCGTACCGGCGGGAGTTGCTGACGCACTGTTACCGGATGCTCGGTTCGGTGCACGACGCCGAGGACCTGGTGCAGGAGACCCTGCTGCGGGCCTGGCGGGCGATCGACCGGTACGACGAGACCCGCGCCTCGCTGCGTACGTGGCTCTACCGGATCGCGACGAACGTCTGCCTGACCGCGTTGAAAGGACGCGGCCGCCGCGCGCTTCCGTCCGGGCTGGTCGGTGCCGCGACCGATGCGCAGGCGCCGATCGAGCCGATGACCGAGGTGCCGTGGTTGCAGCCGTTCCCGACCGATCCGGCGGATGCGCTGAGTACGCGGGGGAGTTTGCGGCTCGCACTGGTCGCCGCGATGCAGTACCTACCGGCGAGGCAGCGCGCGGTACTCGTACTGCGTGATGTCCTGGATTGGCCGGCCGCGGATGTCGCCGAGGCGCTGGAAACCACCACTGCCTCGGTGAACAGTGCTTTGCAGCGGGCTCGTGCCCGGCTCGCCGAGATCGACCTGCAAGAAGAGGACGTGGCCGAGCCGGTCGACCAGGAGATCCGTACGGTCGTCGACGACTACGTCCGGGCCTTCGAGGCGGCGGATGTACAGGGCCTGACGCGCTTGCTGACCGAGCGGGTCGTGCTGGAGATGCCGCCGGCGCCGCTGTGGTTCGTCGGCCGGGACGCGTACGGCGAGTTCATGGAACGCGTGTACTCGCTGCGTGGCACGGCTTGGCGGATGTTGCCGACCGTGGCGAACGGACAGCCCGCCGCCGGCGCGTACGTACGCGGCGACGACGGGCGGTTTCACGCGCACAGCCTGCAGGTCTTCACCGTCGGCGGGACGGGGATCAGCCACAACATCACGTTCTTCGACCAGGACCTGTTCGGGTACTTCGGCCTGCCGCTACACCTTGAATGA
- a CDS encoding S-(hydroxymethyl)mycothiol dehydrogenase, which produces MAQTVRGVVAAGKGAPVTIEEITIPDPGPGEAVVKVQACGVCHTDLHYREGGINDDFPFLLGHEAAGVVESVGAGVTDVRPGDFVVLNWRAVCGNCRACLRGRPWYCFNTHNAEQKMTLADGTELSPALGIGAFAEKTLVAAGQCTKVDPAAKAEVAGLLGCGVMAGLGAAINTGNVGRGDSVAVIGSGGVGTAAVVGARLAGAAKVIAIDLDERKLATATELGATHTLNTKGLDHDGVVAAVQELTGGFGADVVIDAVGRPETWKQAFYARDLAGTVVLVGVPTPEMRLDMPLLDFFGRGGSLKSSWYGDCLPSRDFPMLVDLHLQGRLPLDRFVSETIALEDVEAAFAKMHHGDVLRSVVVF; this is translated from the coding sequence ATGGCTCAGACGGTGCGTGGTGTGGTGGCGGCGGGCAAGGGTGCGCCGGTGACGATCGAGGAGATCACGATCCCGGACCCCGGTCCCGGGGAGGCGGTCGTGAAGGTGCAGGCGTGTGGGGTCTGCCACACGGACCTGCACTACCGGGAGGGCGGCATCAACGATGACTTCCCGTTCCTGCTCGGCCATGAGGCGGCCGGGGTGGTGGAGTCGGTCGGTGCCGGTGTCACGGACGTGCGGCCGGGGGACTTCGTCGTACTGAACTGGCGCGCGGTGTGCGGCAACTGCCGCGCCTGCCTGCGCGGCCGGCCCTGGTACTGCTTCAACACGCACAACGCGGAGCAGAAGATGACGCTCGCGGACGGGACTGAGCTGAGCCCGGCGCTCGGGATCGGCGCGTTCGCGGAGAAGACGCTGGTCGCGGCCGGTCAGTGTACGAAGGTGGACCCGGCGGCGAAGGCCGAGGTGGCCGGACTGCTCGGGTGTGGCGTGATGGCCGGCTTGGGCGCGGCGATCAACACCGGCAACGTCGGTCGCGGTGACAGCGTCGCGGTGATCGGTTCGGGCGGGGTGGGTACGGCCGCGGTTGTCGGCGCCCGGCTCGCGGGTGCGGCGAAGGTGATTGCGATCGATCTCGACGAGCGCAAACTCGCGACCGCGACCGAGCTCGGCGCGACGCACACGCTCAACACGAAGGGCCTTGACCACGACGGTGTGGTCGCGGCGGTGCAGGAGCTGACCGGTGGGTTCGGCGCGGATGTGGTGATCGACGCGGTCGGCCGTCCGGAGACCTGGAAGCAGGCCTTCTACGCGCGTGACCTGGCCGGCACCGTCGTACTGGTCGGCGTACCGACGCCGGAGATGCGCCTGGACATGCCGCTGCTCGACTTCTTCGGCCGCGGTGGTTCGCTGAAGTCCAGCTGGTACGGGGACTGTCTGCCGAGCCGTGATTTCCCGATGCTGGTCGACCTGCATCTCCAGGGCCGGCTGCCGCTGGACCGGTTCGTCTCGGAGACCATCGCGTTGGAGGACGTCGAGGCGGCCTTCGCGAAGATGCATCACGGCGACGTACTCCGGTCGGTCGTCGTTTTCTGA
- a CDS encoding ABC transporter ATP-binding protein yields MENDNAVRVRGLVKRYPDKVAVDGVDLDIHRGEVFALLGPNGAGKTTATEILEGYRRADEGEISVLGTDPAHGDRHWRARLGIVAQTSRDEAELSVAELVYHFAGYYPAPRDPEQVIAAVGLEEKRKTRTRKLSGGQRRRLDVALGVIGNPELLFLDEPTTGFDPEARRQFWTLIEELRTEGTTILLTTHYLDEAEHLADRVGVIANGKMVEVATPDTLGGRGARTARVSWLAADGPREIRTDRPSAEVARLLAEYGGEIPELQVRRPSLEDIYLELIGSVDATAPALEGALK; encoded by the coding sequence ATGGAGAACGACAACGCGGTACGGGTGCGGGGCCTGGTCAAGCGATACCCGGACAAGGTCGCGGTCGACGGGGTCGACCTCGACATCCACCGGGGCGAGGTGTTCGCCCTGCTCGGCCCGAACGGCGCCGGAAAGACGACGGCCACGGAGATCCTGGAGGGGTATCGCCGGGCCGACGAAGGTGAGATCAGCGTGCTCGGGACCGACCCGGCGCACGGCGACCGGCACTGGCGGGCGCGGCTCGGGATCGTCGCCCAGACCAGCCGGGACGAGGCCGAGCTGAGCGTCGCGGAGCTGGTCTACCACTTCGCCGGGTACTACCCGGCACCGCGCGACCCCGAACAGGTGATCGCCGCGGTCGGGCTGGAGGAGAAGCGCAAGACGCGGACGCGGAAGCTGTCCGGCGGTCAGCGTCGCCGGCTCGACGTCGCGCTCGGCGTGATCGGCAACCCCGAGCTGCTGTTCCTGGACGAGCCGACCACCGGGTTCGACCCGGAGGCCCGGCGGCAGTTCTGGACGCTGATCGAGGAGCTCCGCACCGAGGGCACCACGATCCTGCTCACCACCCACTACCTGGACGAGGCCGAGCATCTGGCCGACCGGGTCGGCGTGATCGCCAACGGCAAGATGGTCGAGGTCGCCACCCCGGACACCCTCGGTGGTCGCGGCGCCCGCACCGCGCGGGTCTCCTGGCTCGCCGCCGACGGCCCGCGCGAGATCCGTACCGACCGGCCGAGTGCCGAGGTCGCCCGGCTGCTGGCCGAGTACGGCGGCGAGATCCCCGAGCTGCAGGTCCGCCGGCCCAGCCTCGAAGACATCTACCTGGAACTCATCGGTTCGGTGGACGCCACCGCTCCGGCCCTGGAAGGAGCGCTCAAGTGA
- a CDS encoding ABC transporter permease has translation MSAVLPSPLKVGLSRTGIEVKEFFREREQLIFTFFFPIIFLGIFSAVFSGTDFNGGVTAATYFTPGMIASGIFLTSFQSLAIAIAVERDQDVLKRLRGTPMSPQSYFIGKIGLVLVTSVLQFALLLAIAGLLLGVDIPTEPSKWLRFVWIFVLGTASGSVLGIAFSVVPKSGRGAPAVVTPVVLLLQFISGVYFVYSSLPAWMRTVSEFFPLKWLAQGMRSVFLPDGYEVNEPGGSWQLGTGAIVLSIWLIVGLFLAQRLFRWTRRDAG, from the coding sequence GTGAGTGCCGTACTGCCGTCGCCGCTCAAGGTCGGACTGTCCCGGACCGGGATCGAGGTGAAGGAGTTCTTCCGCGAGCGCGAGCAGCTGATCTTCACGTTCTTCTTCCCGATCATCTTCCTGGGCATCTTCTCCGCCGTCTTCAGCGGCACCGACTTCAACGGCGGCGTCACCGCCGCCACCTACTTCACCCCCGGGATGATTGCCTCCGGCATCTTCCTGACCAGCTTCCAGTCGCTCGCGATCGCGATCGCGGTGGAGCGCGACCAGGACGTCCTCAAGCGCCTGCGCGGTACGCCGATGTCGCCGCAGTCGTACTTCATCGGCAAGATCGGCCTGGTCCTGGTCACCTCGGTACTGCAGTTCGCGCTACTGCTCGCGATCGCCGGACTACTGCTCGGCGTCGACATCCCGACCGAGCCGTCGAAGTGGCTCCGGTTCGTCTGGATCTTCGTCCTCGGAACCGCATCCGGTTCGGTGCTGGGCATCGCGTTCTCCGTCGTACCCAAGTCCGGCCGGGGTGCGCCCGCTGTTGTCACCCCGGTGGTCCTGCTGCTGCAGTTCATCTCCGGCGTGTACTTCGTGTACAGCAGCCTGCCCGCCTGGATGCGTACGGTGTCCGAGTTCTTCCCGTTGAAGTGGCTTGCCCAGGGGATGCGGTCGGTCTTCCTTCCGGATGGGTACGAGGTGAACGAGCCGGGTGGTTCGTGGCAGCTCGGAACCGGCGCGATCGTACTGTCGATCTGGCTGATCGTCGGACTGTTCCTTGCGCAACGGCTGTTCCGCTGGACGCGCCGGGACGCCGGCTGA
- a CDS encoding sensor histidine kinase, protein MDSTRSGAGQPVWTRALTGWHIVFWVLLVMTLALSFTGDLSGTRQLMYVSTAVVLGLAYQFIGRPAVQSRRAVPSYAYRLVLIASLMLLIGLYPQSVFLMFIASAQIWLLCEDLREGIGLSLLLVIGVGTAQLWSAGWGWSAFWNILPWMLVSLVVSLLFGIWIEKVITQSQQRAELIEQLESARDELAEAHHSAGVMAERERMAREIHDTLAQGMTSIVMLSQAASAELSRGGTAGTAARLAAIEDTARENLAEARALVAAFTPVALSEATLTEVLRRQAERFAAETGVDVRVALDLPDEEVAALPQAQQVVLLRSAQEALANVRKHAAATQVLITLGLSADGVWIEIRDDGTGFTPGAVSGGFGLNAMRGRVEESGGSVQVESAPGRGTRVQVLVPALQEDA, encoded by the coding sequence GTGGACAGCACACGCAGCGGCGCCGGACAGCCGGTGTGGACCCGGGCACTCACCGGGTGGCACATCGTGTTCTGGGTGCTGCTGGTGATGACGCTGGCGTTGTCGTTCACCGGCGACCTCAGTGGTACGCGGCAGTTGATGTACGTCAGCACGGCGGTCGTGCTGGGGCTGGCGTACCAGTTCATCGGTCGTCCGGCAGTACAGTCGCGGCGGGCGGTTCCGTCGTACGCGTATCGGCTGGTGCTGATCGCGTCCCTGATGCTGCTGATCGGGCTGTACCCGCAGTCGGTGTTCCTGATGTTCATCGCGTCGGCGCAGATCTGGTTGCTGTGCGAGGACCTACGCGAAGGGATCGGGCTCAGCCTGCTCCTGGTCATCGGGGTGGGTACCGCGCAGCTGTGGAGCGCCGGGTGGGGCTGGAGCGCGTTCTGGAACATCCTGCCGTGGATGCTGGTCAGTCTGGTCGTCAGCCTGCTGTTCGGGATCTGGATCGAGAAGGTGATTACCCAGAGCCAGCAGCGGGCCGAGCTCATCGAACAGCTCGAGTCCGCGCGGGACGAGCTGGCCGAAGCACACCACAGCGCCGGTGTGATGGCCGAGCGGGAGCGGATGGCGCGGGAGATCCACGACACGCTCGCACAAGGCATGACCAGCATCGTGATGCTGTCCCAGGCAGCATCGGCCGAGTTGTCGCGCGGCGGGACAGCCGGTACGGCGGCGCGGCTCGCGGCGATCGAGGACACCGCTCGGGAGAACCTCGCGGAGGCACGGGCGCTGGTTGCCGCGTTCACCCCGGTTGCGTTGTCGGAGGCAACCTTGACCGAGGTACTCCGGCGGCAGGCGGAACGGTTCGCGGCCGAAACCGGGGTGGATGTGCGGGTCGCGTTGGACCTTCCCGATGAAGAGGTCGCGGCGTTGCCCCAAGCACAGCAGGTCGTTTTGCTGCGATCGGCTCAAGAGGCGCTGGCCAACGTACGCAAACACGCTGCTGCTACTCAGGTACTGATCACGCTGGGATTGTCGGCGGACGGGGTCTGGATCGAGATCCGGGACGACGGCACCGGGTTCACGCCCGGCGCGGTGTCGGGCGGGTTCGGGTTGAACGCGATGCGCGGCCGGGTCGAGGAATCAGGCGGCTCCGTCCAAGTCGAAAGCGCCCCCGGCCGCGGCACCCGAGTCCAGGTCCTGGTACCAGCTCTACAGGAGGACGCGTGA